The Asterias amurensis chromosome 16, ASM3211899v1 genomic sequence tcgatcacccctggtaACGAGGTTGAAGAATTCCTGATATACTAAACACATACTTTGTCTGCGAGTATCTTCACCACAATGTTGACAAAATCAATGCCTGAATACAAACTTTCTTTATATATTTACTGATTCTTACTTTGTCTTTCATTGGTGTATAAAACAATAGATCATATTAATTTTTCATAGTAATCACACACATTAtatatacacatttttttttttttttggtaaagaatTCTCTAATGTCGATATTTTCTCAGGTGTAAAAATAGGCCATCATGAACTAAAATCAATGAAATTGTCAAGAGGTATACCATCTGatgcttggtttttgaaagagcaagggcaccaaggcgttttctcttttgtaaagggcacctctgtAAGgaaatttaacattatttttggaACATTTTAGAAACCACCAAACGATTGTCTTGGTGAGACTGACCTGGGAGATTCAGATCTTGTAGGCTTCAGACTTTAAAAcactatgtccacagatttacactaaactttaacagtttgaagataatgatagtagaaagcttcccttaaaatattacttgctgaggtgctgtagtttttgagacaagagtaaaacaatgtcacaaaaataattttcgcctcagtTTTAGcgtgtaaaaacgtattaaccagttatggtatctTATAGtataataccataactggttaatttctttttacaaattattttgtgacttgttttactcatttctcaaaaactacagcacctcagcacgtaacattttcagggaagctttatactatcattatcttcaagtcgtgtaagtttaatgtaactctgtggacatttggaaaaagtacccgaatcctttaagaaTAAAGAACCTAATGGAAAATTGCTTTCTtctaaaagatgaaattccaggtatGTTTTTAAAAGGCCTGATCAATTAAGTCGGTTCATAAATAACTTCATCTTCCCTACAATAAGTTCAACACTCAAGAAAATATCAACATTTGCAGAAAACctcttttttaaatagtttgagCAAGGCACATTCAAATAAATCATTATCTTGCCAACTTATAACAATGAAGTTACATGCCCCTTTAAAGTACTTCAAGTATTTCTTTGACTAGTGGCAGTAATATCATTTAAAGGGATTCGTTTTATGTAAGCAGCAAGATAAGATATTGATAATATTAATCATTAATCATCATCATTGCACATCATTTCAAGATTATTTGACTTTCAATAACTGAGTTTTAATAGGTACATTGATTAAATGAATCAGCATCAATCACATATCGATTTTATATACAGTTGAAATTGCTTaatgtcaatgttttttgttgaaacCATTGGACCTTTCTTTTTGTAAGAATTGTGTTTGACAAAAATCTGTCTAGATTCAAAATGAACTCGGTGCTTAAAGACTAGTTATCAATTTCTCCGTGGAAAAGTTATCCGAAGTCTTaaagtttgtttcttttaaaaaatgcataGTTTAAATGGAACGGGTGTTATCGGACATTTTGCAACTTCATGAATATTAAGACATCTACGAATAATTAACTTgagaacaatgttttataaagaATGGACGGAACGATAATTACCGTATTATAATACATAATCTTAAATGTAGCTTGGCAAtcacaaaaatcaaaattactttACAGTTTCATTTTTCTTCTGTTAATTTCAATCATAGGCCGCTAGCCAGAAACTGTTACCTAGTTTTACAAACATCATTGCGAAACAGTTTTTTGAACGATCTGGTTCCGCTGATCTCTACGACTTACAAACACGGACAAAATCTCTCCTATACACAAAACATCTTACGGAAAGTTACAGAGTACAGAAAAAGATCAAAATAGTTTAAAAGGCAAATTGCCAGAGTTTTTTTTCCCGGATATCTTTGGATTACAAATACAATCATGAAAACTTCATCTTTACTTCTGTTTAGTTTAAAAATGTAGCAATATACTTATATCTTgagtatttttgttaaaatgtcacttttacttatttctcttactatcttaaaaaaaaaaaagaccgctGGATTGGTTTTCATATTTTAAAGAACATTTGATGATTGATAGAATTTTCCCCAAATGTTTACAACCCAgactatttctttttttctggatgTGAATTTGAGAGTATGGCAACAGAAGACGCaaactatatatttttttgttcaaaaagaaAGAAGCCTTGAATTATTCGATTTTGGGATGCGTTCaataaatttgaaagaaaattatAATCCATTTCAAAGACTCTTcttgaaagacaaaacaaaatacatcttACCGTTTTTGCAGACCAGCCATCTTGTTTAACATTGTAATTAAATCAAGTTGACGTTTTTTTGCTACATCAGTGACTAAAGTGTTTTATATGCTCCTAGAGTCATGTTCACAtcataaaaattacatttttaaatattttgttttccaataaGGGTTTTATTTCTATTCAATGTCGTTATATGGacttttaaacataaaaaaaagaaaaaaattgataaattaaaagaacaataaatattttctgatttctataaataaataatctttgGTTTCTATTTTAATTGCTCAAAACTTTTAAAGATGTATAGTCCGAGAAGTACCTTGAAAATTATTAGTGTAATTTCATCGTCTTCATCTCTAAAATGTATTTgaaagactttttcaaacagGACTCTGTAATTTTCTCAAACACTTCTGAGGAATTTGTGATAATGAACTCAAAAGTgataacaacattttaaaattgtttttgttaattttgtttatgatcAGAATAGATTTTGTTTGCGGCAAATCAGTAAATGAATTTATCTTTAAAGCgtttctgtgaagaaaaaaaacacagaaaatgAGTTTGTGACTCTGTACTGAAAGCAAAAGAGGGGTCAACTTTCTTAACGCTGTTTTGTGTAAGCAAAGGACCTAACCTGAACCATATATAGTTTCCCAAAACATTAACTGTTCATCATCAGAAAACATTAATGAACACCAACAAAGTTGTTAAACCTCAGTTTTTACTACTCTGATACCCTGTAAATAAACCTGAATCCTTTCCTTACAGACGACCCTAGATTCTGAAAGACCTGTTTGATTTCTAGTTCTACAATCCACACTCACACCAGCACGGCAACTTTCCCCCAGTCTTCAAATAAAGTGTTTTTATGCCTTTATGGAATATATACATCTTCCAGTGTATTTTACCCCAATATAACAATACTCACAAATACTaaaagcacccccccccccccgccaaaaAAAAAGACGTTTTCCATTTTTGAAATTATCAAGAATGTCGAATTTCTTGTGATTTTCACCACAACTTTCACAAGATATTTCACTTAAAAACTAATCACTGTTATGATTACAAATCTAGTCTCTAAATTTGTTATAAAAGTATCCGTATAAAACTTGCTATAGAGTTCTGGCTCAGTCCTCATGGAACGTCACAAAATACCAACTATTTACTTCCCCCACACCATGATTTTCCCAATCGAATTTAAAGAGTGGACTTGTGCAAAAGGTACAAAATATCACTGTCCAAACTATAGTAAgatgtaggcctgggcgactagtgaaatttactactcggtTAGTTGCAACTTCAACATTAGTCGTCCTGGCCTAGTAAGATGGTAATATGGATAAAGTATGACAAAGCAAAAATCTTACTAAAATACTTGCTCAAATAGGAGACTTTCcaacgataggtggcagcagacaatttccattgtttacgtagttctgaacatgcgcatcattctgagaacaatggatttatagggtaggtctgctgccctctaacgtcccagaaagtctcccattgtcttTCTTAACTTGTAAGGGATTCGTGatgaatagaccttatgcattgacatcatTCAGCCgtcatcttagaggtaaaacgctTACAAAACAATAGAAACGCAGATTTGTATGCGCaacgcacaggattggccaatgaacagccCCCTTTTGACCTCTAGACGAGGGCGTCCTGTTGACATGACATCATGAGCATAAGGACTATTCTATTTCAGTGGATAGATTTGATTGAGTTTCTTCAATTGATTTTGTGGTATTTTGAGATTGTCCTTGTGACCGGCTTAAATATAAGTCTTAACCTGGGCCCAATCtcacaaagcctgtaagcacaataaACCTGCTAAGCATAGGAAATTCCTGCTTTGCAAacacagattaccagccaacattctaTATTGCTGCTACTGGTGCCTcactcatttcttgctcagCGAAGAAATTTTAtaagcactattttctgcttaacagctttatgaaactgggccttaggtaggatttcacaaatagtttaGACTAGTtctttctcgagttaggacgagttagtcATTCTAACTTAGCACTAgccttaaatttttaaataacccctaggactagtcctaacttagtactaacgctgtgaaatcgacccctgtaccCACAGCTTAAGTTCTAGTTTTCAGGTACCATAGTGGTTGGGTACCCGTTCATTGCCATTATACTTGGGTCATCCATACGTGCTAAGGTGTAATGAATATCCATGGTGCTACGAACCATCTTAGGACCTCGTTCCCGTCGTGGCATCTTAATCGTCCGCTTCGGAGCAAACTTATTCTGGTGGATCGGCATCTTCGGCAGAAGGTGTGGCATGGCGGTGGGGTCCTGAGCGTAGCCCATCTCTGGGGGTAGGTACGGCCGAGGTGCGACGAATGTTGGTTGGAAAGGGGGCGGGGCCATCTGCTGGTGTGACTGGAGGGAGTCCATGGATATTACGGCACCCTGGTGAGAGCCCCATGGGGGGTTAGTCCGTACCTCTGCGATTAAATACGCAGAATAGTGGAAGGTCTTAGCTATCCGCTATGTGCAGTAGACATTGAGGGCGCTAGTCCAAACAGTGCTCGTTACCTCCAAATGGAGTTGGGAATTTTCTTCGGATAAAGTTAAGCCCTGCTTTGGTATTGTGAACAGCACACAGCAGATAACTAGACCATCTTGCATGCAACTTTCTTCTCTACATCTTTACACAAATTATATTTATAGCAATTGATGTTCAGTTTATCCTCTAGTAAGAGTTGTTTGTCTTCCATAAAactaaaatcaaattttgaaaaaattatactTTTGATTTAGAACTGTtaactcattaaaggcagtgaacactattggtaattactcaaaataattatcagcataaaaccttacttggtaacaagtaatggggagaggttgatagtttaaaacattgtgagaaacgactccctctgaagtgccatagttttcgagaaagaagtaattttccacaaatttgattccaagccctcaagtttagaatttgaggtctcgaaatcaagcatctgaaagcacacaactttgtgtgacaagggtgttttttcttttatagttatgtcGCAACTCTGaaaaccaatcgagctcaaatttctcaggtttgttatttaatgcatatgttgagatacaccaagtgagaagactggtcttttacaattaccaatagtgtccattgtctttaagtaaTGACAGAAAACTTGACTAGTTCCTGATGATTATAGATAATAGATAATAAGAAATGTTTGTCTTCCATAAACTAAAATCAATTTGGAAAAATGGATATAATCAGAACTGTTCTTCCACACCATAAGTAATGATAAGTACACTTATCATCACTTATTACATATTTTCCTGTATAGGTCTTACACCAGGGTTGAGATTTAAGGAATGTGAAAATTCCTGAAAAATGGCTAGAGAAAATGGCTACCTCCTTATTCTAGACCAAGGtgttacaattcaggaggtCAAGACTCTGTtcatcaccagaaatacaaaactacagattcgtgacttaaagacactggacactattggtaattgtcaaagaccagtcgtctcacttcctgtaaatttgagctcaatcagtcatcaaagttgggagataatattgaaagaaaaacaaccttgtcacacgaagttgtgtgctttcagatgcttgatttcgagatctcaaattctaattctgaggtctcgaaatcaaatttgatgaaaatcaaattcaaatatttgagtggaagataacttctttctcaaaaactacgtcacttcagagagagccgtttctcacaatgttttataccatcaacctctccccattactcatcaccaagaaaggttttatgctaataattattttgagtaattaccaaacgtgtccactaccttttatgaggattttttctttttcctttttgtgactgaattttttcaagaaaagtgTTAAGAGTTTTAAGAAAATTCGGAAATCAAGGGGAAACCCTGAGAAAATACATGAGTGTAACACTttctagaatttttttttttctcagtaaaacttcattgtttattttgtagtgAGGGATAATTtcaaaattgaaataattttagGCTTACCTCATTTTGTGTGGGTTCCATCAGAGGCATTTCGGGTACATCTGTGGGTGTTTGGGCGTAGGATGGGGTAGATGCAGGGTACATGGCCATATCAGTCCCTGGGGTGGTAGCGTACATTGGCGACACCATACTACCATTCAAACCGGTAGTTGCTTGTTGCTGCtgaaacaagttaaaaaaaaaaaccataataataataaacaataataataagacttgtaatgcgcacatatccaccctgctgggtgttcaaggcacagtaaaaccaaaaaccaaacacaaagaaaaacagacacaacaaaattagtcattgaaaacctgtgatataagataagttttgagaagagacttgaattttgcggtacaaagacaagatcgaagattaagtggtagagagttccagatacGTGgtgcggctgaagaaaaagacctgtcaccccatgagtgtcgagacttgggttcaataaggagaagcatagaacttgatcgaagataatattgaagtcttatatagcgctgagtatatacaaactttcagaaagataggtaattgcagtgatgaattctgagacccaattatttagcaccttataagggtttacaaggtgctaaggcgcattaagcagccacaaccaggaacaccggggcgaaccccttctcttttcgataagtgcactgggttcttttacatgcgttacacaacacatgggaccaacggctttacgtcccatccgaaggacgaagcaatggttaagtgtcttgctcaaggacacagtgtcacggctggggattcgaacccaaactctgctgatcagaaacaccagagtttgaattcggtgctcttaaccgctcggctacAACACTTCCacagattccttgatggagtgtaaacttgaagcagttcagaaatgtagtggggagccttgccattaaacTAAAGGCTCGGTCACACAGGCcatgataacgagaacgaaaacggtAAAAATcgaaaccaattctgtaatgttcctttaacacaacaGGAAAAAGGTTTCCTTAGTCAGGGAGATTTTTCAGCAGAACACTgaaagattggtttaatttgagGGAACTTTCTGCATACCTGAGGATGGACCCATCTCCATTGGCCTGGGAATGGCGTAGTCCATTGAGGAGTGGTGTGCTATAATCAAAAACACAAATAGGGAAACAAATAAATGCCAAATAAGAATTCttatattaaagggaaggtacacctttggtagttactcaaacaaatattaacttaaaaactgacttggtaacgactaTTGGaaagctgctgatagtataaaatattgtgggaagtgactccctctgaagtaacgtagtttttgagaaagaggcaattcctcactaaataataatagacttctagctagaagtctgttatttctagctagaagtcttttattgttatctgaaagcacacaaattcgtccaacaagggtgttttttctttcataattttctcgcaactttgatgaccaattgagcccaaatgttcacaggcttgttattttatgcttatgatggaatacactaagtgagaacactggtctttgacaattaccaaacgtgtaccttccctttaacttaaTCTTTGTCAATTTCTACTATAAGATAACTTTTATCAAACAGACTTCACTACTGATTTTTCCTGGAATCTAGTATAGAAGGTCCATCATCTAACATCAACACCAACCTTTACTAGAATAAGAAACTCAACCTAACTCCATGTGACACTTCGTTCATTAATGATCTTACCAGGCAGATCCAATCTTCATAAACCATCTGCTTAATTATGAAAGGTCATTCAAACTGAAAGTAAAAGGCTAGGGTTAAGAGATGGAGGGTTTGCCACTTCATTTTCTTGATTGACCCTTTTGACGCCTCGTATTAAAATTTTAGACATTAGATTTACGATAATGCACAGCATGTGTGaattgaccagggcccaatttcatggctctgcttacagccaaattctgcgcttgcgatCACATTTCCTCgattacgtgcaagcgccgtatttctgcgctagccttgtaagaatagaatgcctagtaaacgCAGTTTTGGTTTCTATAAACTTACACTGATGGGCTGCTGGTAATATTGGCCTTGCTGTGGTTGTGATACCGGTATCCCTCTAGGGGTGGGTGGGGTAGGGAGATGGGTAGGAGGGCGGGATAGGAGGGTGGGGTAGGAGGGCGGGGTAGGAGGGCGGGGTAGGAGGGTGGGGATGGGTTTGGGGGTCTGTATACTAACACTGATGGGCTGCTGGTAATATTGGCCTTGTTGTGGGGGTGATACCGTATGTACCCCTCTAGGGGTGGGTGGGGTAGGAGGGTGGGGTGGTGGTGGGGTAGGAGGGTGGGGATGGGTTTGGGGTCTGTATACTTACACTTATTGGCTGCTGGTAATATTGGCcttgttgtggttgtggttgcgATACCGGTATGTACTGATGATGGGAGTGGTTAGAGGGTGGAGCTTGTAACATCACTGGCATGGTGTACTGAGGGTAGGCCATCGCCGgctaatacaaaacaaatacacaaaggAATATAACAGAAATTACAAATTAGAAAGGAAAAACACTGGTTATAATACTCAATATTCGAGGTTGCTTCTTGTGGTTATCCAGGTAACTCAAAGacatttgatttaaagacactggacactattggcaattgtcaaagaccagtctcctcacttggtgtatctcaacatatgcataaaataacaaacctttgaaaatttgagctcaatcggtcgtcgaatttgcgagataataatgaaagaaaaaacaccttgtcacattaagttgtgtgttttcaggtgcttgattctgagacctcaaattctaaatctgaggtctcgaaaccaaattcgtggaaaattacttctttctcaaaaactacttcacttcagagggagccgtttctcacaatgttttatactatcaacctctccccattacttgtcaccaaggaaggttttatgctaatagttattttgattaattacgagtagtgtcaactgcctttaaataaaaaacatattaGAAATTTGATGATTACTTTGCCAACATTTGTTATAGTGATTTAAAGCCTGGTTAAGTAACAGTTATGTTCATTAATGAGCACAAGTTGAAGTACTAATTTCAACCACAACTTATTTTCAATATCCTATTTATTGTTGTTAGAAAAATGTTCAACAAAAAATCATCTGCATTTAAAAACTGATCTGGAACTTGGATGAACAAAATTTAACAGCTTTTAATAAAAAGTTAGAAaagcacagaaaactcttgcttagcaaaaatagttaccagccaaaatactgtcagttaccattgctgtgactggtaccacACTCATTTCTTACTTAGCAAAGGAGTTTACCAATCAGAAATTTTCTGCtaatcagctttatgaaatagtttagttagttgaaaaaaaaaaccaagaaaaaaaccaaacaataaataaatatataataattatatacaaAATTCTTGCTCAGCAAAGGCAATTGCTTTCTGctaacagctttttgaaattgggctacGGTTCCAAGTCCACTAGGGGTGAATGcttagttaaaaaaataaaataactaacatAAATAgagtaaaataaacaaagatttACTCACATTGACCGAGTGGGGGTGTTGTTGGGTGTGGTGATGAGGAATTACAGCAGATGGTGGGTGCACATGCCCGGTCCCCTGCACCTCAGCAGGGTTGAAGTACGCTACCCCATTATGATAAGTATAGCTGTATCCTAATGGAGAAGTCAAAACCATTCCGCTCGGTATTAGCGCAGGATCTAACGTTGAGGAATATAGAGAAAGAATAGCCGATCTAGAGTAGTGGGCACTGGCCTGTAATGGCATGCACATCAACTATGAGGCTACAAATCTCTACCTCATTGCATGCATTAATAGCCTAATGAGGCTATAAAACTATACCTCATTGCATTCACATCAACTATGAGGCTACAAATCTCTACCTCATTGCATGCATTAATAGCCTAATGAGGCTATAAAACTATACCTCATTGCATGCACATCAACTTATAAAACTATACCTCATTGCATGCACATCAACTATGAGGCTACAAATCTCTACCTCATTGCATGCATATATAGCCTAATGAGGCTATAAAACTATACCTCATTGCATTCACATCAACTATGAGGCTACAAATCTCTACCTCATTGCATGCATTAATAGCCTAATGAGGCTACAAAACTATACCTCATTGCATGCACATATAGCCTAATGAGGCCATAAACTTTACCTCATTGCATGCACAAATCAAAAACCTATGAGACTACAAAACTACCTCTAGTACCTCATTGCAGGCACATCAATAACCAACCCGATGAGGCTAAAAAACATCTTCCTCTTTGACAGTCAAACAACTGACAAactgtttcaacacttttcCTTTACAATTTGACATTTCTTTGGGGTGTTGTATTTTAGTTGTGAAAATcaatcaaaggcagtggacactattggtaattgtcaaagactcagtcttctcacatggtgtatttcaacatacgcataaaataacaaacatgtgaaaatttgaactcaatcagttgttgaagttgtgagacaaaaatgaaagaaaaaacacccctgtcatatgtgctttcagatgcttgatttcgagacctcaagttctaaatctgaggtctagaaatcaaattcgttgaaaattacttctgtctcgaaaactactttacttcagagggagctgtttctcacaatgttttatactattaacagctctccattacttgtaaccaagttaggttttttgctaacattattttcagtaattaccaatagtgtccactgcctttaaaggtcaaactatgtaaaaaaaagtacaacatGAATGTCATCACATTACAAACTTTCCTGTCTGGACTATCATGTCTAGTGACCTGAATACCTCGTCTTAAGTCAACTATTCAGAGAAGCAGGATTCTCTCCAGGATGACAAGGACATTGCGGTCGGTGTCCCCCTTAGCTCAAGATGAAGGtcagtaaaaaaacacaaaaactggGTGACCtaattaactattacctgggttCTAGCATTATGGCAGCTGCAACTTTTTCAGGCTTTACTGTTTATACCCGTGTACATTTCTTATACTTTTCTAAACTTGTGTCAAGTCCAATCGTTGATATTTTCTTTTCTAACCACACAGTTTCACCTTtgcctcccccctccccccccccccccccccggtatATAAAATAATTTCTGTGGTATAAAATTGATCGtccctttttttttgcagatgggGGAGGgagttttttatattaaaaaaaaaaagttttgttgacatgccaaatatgacatcaagaataaagaaatcattatattcactataaaacagagggtttgtgtgtttttgatgttttcaatagttttgtcaaacaattttaactcctagatgacattttctgtaaactttttcaaacaactaagcacagtgtagcccaagtaaatatttgaagaattgttcttgctttgccaacatgaataaaaaccttctttaaacatcttttcaaacctgtacattttgaaaaaaatatcattgaaaaggttgttttttatgaagaaaaaaaatagtttgtttgtttcgGAGCTTATGGAATCATCTGAGTTCGTTGAGAAAAACAACATTCTAAACATTTTTCAACTTCACCAAGATTTAATTTAATTGCgaagagagaaaaagaaaaatgattgAATAATTACTCTTAAAGCGCCTTGACCTTTACTGCCCCTGATATTGACCTCGGTGACTGGGACAACCAATTATATTCCTAACGAAGATGCCCTTTAACCACACAGGCAGCTATTGCCTTAGATTGCCAGCCAGTTTTGTCTTAATTGTTAGTGCCCTCGCTGTGGTATGCTTAAGtctctttaaaggcatggacacatgtgctttcagatgcttgatttcgggacctcaaaatctaattctgaggtctcaaaatcaaattcaaatatttgagtggaaaattacttcatcctcaaaaaccacattacttcaatgttttatactaccaaaagctcccgattgcttgttgccaagtaaggttttatgctaacaattattttgagtaattaccaatagtgtccatgcctttaagtaTGAACCCAGGCCCTACTAAAGCACAATATGCAAGGTCCAGAACACCACCTCTTTAACATGATATCTTTTCCCAGATAGGAGAATAGGTTTCTTCATCATtgaccaaaataaacaaaaacataaaaccaAGAAAAATCTGGACATTCTCATGAAAACACAGCACAAACCAAAGTCTTTTTTTTATGTCAACACATGTCCAACCTCAATTACTCAATAAATCCTTCACCCAAGAAAGCAATGAAATAAATCTGTCAGATAAATATGTCAAACCTTGCTCCACAATAAAAGCCGGGAACCATTTCGGCAGTGATGCAGTTAGGAATTAGAAGCAATGATAGCTCCCTGGATCTCGTTTGTAATTTACTAATTAGTGATGGGTTTCTTCACACCTTATCTCAAGGATATGTTTTACAAGGAGTGATAAAGGATGGTATTTCAGCGGAGTTTCACCCCTAGAGAATATAACCCAACACTGTGGGAGTCAGGGTCGTAGAGAATTGCAAACCAGGGCTTTCCTCAAAGGTTATTTAAACTGTTGATCTTGATGTatttaatggatgttaaatttgcatcagggatggccccccccccccccattacacacattggtgtaagggtaaaaccaaataatattcttttatcaccgatgcaaatttaaatcgttaaatcgtttgcagtacccgctgcaaACACAGGATTTAAACTGCCTGTAGCTACGGGACAATAATCTCGGtgcctagttggtaagacatctgctctggatccgcaaaggttgtgggttcgaatcccacccga encodes the following:
- the LOC139948752 gene encoding uncharacterized protein isoform X2, encoding MTEVQSGPADGSNSSTASSPIPSAPNAPKYGTMIPNRIFVGGISFNTCEAELKNFFSHYGRVKETKIIADRAGVSKGYAFITFESQEEAVRILKEQANNLIFKDKKLNIGQAIRKQPMSLPKNVDPALIPSGMVLTSPLGYSYTYHNGVAYFNPAEVQGTGHVHPPSAVIPHHHTQQHPHSVNPAMAYPQYTMPVMLQAPPSNHSHHQYIPVSQPQPQQGQYYQQPISHTTPQWTTPFPGQWRWVHPQQQATTGLNGSMVSPMYATTPGTDMAMYPASTPSYAQTPTDVPEMPLMEPTQNEGAVISMDSLQSHQQMAPPPFQPTFVAPRPYLPPEMGYAQDPTAMPHLLPKMPIHQNKFAPKRTIKMPRRERGPKMVRSTMDIHYTLARMDDPSIMAMNGYPTTMVPEN
- the LOC139948752 gene encoding uncharacterized protein isoform X3 is translated as MTEVQSGPADGSNSSTASSPIPSAPNAPKYGTMIPNRIFVGGISFNTCEAELKNFFSHYGRVKETKIIADRAGVSKGYAFITFESQEEAVRILKEQANNLIFKDKKLNIGQAIRKQPMSLPKNVGYSYTYHNGVAYFNPAEVQGTGHVHPPSAVIPHHHTQQHPHSVNPAMAYPQYTMPVMLQAPPSNHSHHQYIPVSQPQPQQGQYYQQPISHTTPQWTTPFPGQWRWVHPQQQQATTGLNGSMVSPMYATTPGTDMAMYPASTPSYAQTPTDVPEMPLMEPTQNEGAVISMDSLQSHQQMAPPPFQPTFVAPRPYLPPEMGYAQDPTAMPHLLPKMPIHQNKFAPKRTIKMPRRERGPKMVRSTMDIHYTLARMDDPSIMAMNGYPTTMVPEN
- the LOC139948752 gene encoding uncharacterized protein isoform X1; amino-acid sequence: MTEVQSGPADGSNSSTASSPIPSAPNAPKYGTMIPNRIFVGGISFNTCEAELKNFFSHYGRVKETKIIADRAGVSKGYAFITFESQEEAVRILKEQANNLIFKDKKLNIGQAIRKQPMSLPKNVDPALIPSGMVLTSPLGYSYTYHNGVAYFNPAEVQGTGHVHPPSAVIPHHHTQQHPHSVNPAMAYPQYTMPVMLQAPPSNHSHHQYIPVSQPQPQQGQYYQQPISHTTPQWTTPFPGQWRWVHPQQQQATTGLNGSMVSPMYATTPGTDMAMYPASTPSYAQTPTDVPEMPLMEPTQNEGAVISMDSLQSHQQMAPPPFQPTFVAPRPYLPPEMGYAQDPTAMPHLLPKMPIHQNKFAPKRTIKMPRRERGPKMVRSTMDIHYTLARMDDPSIMAMNGYPTTMVPEN